GCACgctcacgcacacgcacactctctcacacacacgcacacacacacacatacacacacacacacatacacacacacaccaaggcaAGGAGGAGTATTCAGGCCTCCCATTTCACAACAAAGTGGCTTTACTTGACTTTACACCACCACCCACTTTGTGCCGTCTCGTTGACCTTTTCTTCCGCACGAAGCTTGATATGTTCACCCAGCGTGCCTCAACACGACACCTCGTCATTGCAACCACGTCACCACCCACCAGGCACCATGATGTTCAGCCTTTAGTGCGCCAGGCCGACGCCAAGCTTGGTAGCGTTGGACACCCGACAGGTACTCACTTCACTGCAGGCTCCTTTTTCAATGTACTgatgacatacacacacacacacacacacgtacacacacacacacacacacacacacacacacacacagtgcctAATGGAAGTGCCTTCCAACACAACCATGCAGTAAAACTACAATCTTAAAGCTGGTGCTACTTTTTCAAACTATCTTCTGTACCAAACTGACTGGTGCTTGGccttattatgatgatgatgatgatgattattattattattatgactgcaCGCAAGCTTGACTCTCGTATTGTTTAAGCACATATTCTCTAcctgttttatattatatagtttATATAGTATTGACGTGTATATCTGATTTCACTTGATTGTCATGCATCTCAGGAGATTTGTTTCATagattttaaaaactttttataGCTTCAttatgcccccccaccccccacatcTCCCATATTCCCATATAAGCATGTTTGAAGTATTTATGTACAGATCCAATTGTGTTATGTTGTATAGTATAGGAATAATTACAAGCTTTTATCTCTCTAGGTGTCGCTTTTTATTTAATGCAACCATAAGATctttttcaatgtaaaaatgGATAACCAAATGCCTCTTGTGTGTAGGTTGCTTTTAGGCTTCAGCTATTGGTGGCTTTCAACCACGTGATAGTGATACCGCTAATTCCGTTTGTGATCAGACACCGAGCAATTCAGGCTGGTATCGGCAATAGCGATCTGATACTGAGACTTTACGCAAACTCAATAACTGTGGTGTATTTCATATCATAGTGTCATAGCATAGAAGTATCATAGAAGTATAACCGAGCAGGTAAAGATTACCTCTAATATTCTACGAGTCCAGTGGGAACAAAAGCAGGAGAAGGAATACAGGAAACGTTTATTCGAGCAGCTCGTCTCTCATTTCTGTCAAGCCACCGCAATACACACACTTCCGGtcttcaaaataacagcacatccgggtgtgggtgggaatggttacCACAAATGGCTGAAGTATCGACGTGAGAGCCTGTCGTGCCGAAAGTATTAGTATTAGAAAGTACAAGTACATTAGTAGCACGTGGCCTGGAGGGAGTTCCGGGGGGCGGGGTAAaagaagctagctagctagcaatctCGCTTCCAAGACCTCAATGGAGCATGGCCGGACGTTCTTTGGGTGGctacatttcacattttccacTTCCAACAATATTTGAACTTACTTAGACTTCAGTGTAAATTGTCGTTTTGCTGCTCGCTATAAATTCCAGCGTGTTTGCTCGGCTCCAGTCCAGGAGAGCCACATCTGGTGAAAAGGTGGTTTCTCAACGTTTCCTCAACTCGTTATGGTGGACTATCTTACTAATGGCGTTTTCCAAATATACATTGAGTGATTTTTACATGCGAACACGGTGCATCTGTGTGGTATTTTGGCTCTGATTTGACATGATTGGTTAGAAATAGCTTGCTTTTGCTTGTTATAGCAGCATCTGCCGGCATGTTGTGGTATTACAGTAGAAGGCCCCACATTAAAATAAACCTGAGATACAAAGGAAGTACTTTTTATTGGCATTTTAAAAGGGCACTCGTACATGAAACAGTCAGTTTCTTTGGAAAAAAGCATCCAGGGTTCCAGCAGTAGAACCGTGCGAGCGCTGTCTTTTGGGAAGAGGTCCTGCCGAGCCTCTGGGTTGTGTTTTCCCCCGGGAGGACTGTGCTGGAGAGGATGAAGGAGAAGAGAAGGAGTTGTGCAAGTCCAAGGCAAAGTGATAGTCGTCGTGTTCGGGCATGTCCCACACAGGCACCTCCTGACCGCATAGTTGACATTTCAGCAGGTCCTTGCTGCTGTCCTCTGCTGGAACATCACACGAGGACTGCTGTGGAACCTCTGGCTGGGCATCAGTGTTGGACCCCTGCAAGCATCTCTCCGTGTGTTTCTTGTGGAAGAAAGAGGCAATGTCAGAGCGAGGATGAGAAGACGCCGTGCGAGCGGACGAGGACGGGGCCGTCGATGGAGTCTCTCCCTCTCCTTCCTTCTCCCGTCTGGTCTTCTTCAGGAAGAAAGACTGGATAGTGCTGggctgtttgtgtgtggattGAGTGGACTGAGTGGATTGAGTGGAGGTCTGGACGCTGCAGGAAGGCTTTTGAGTGGATGAGACCTCGGAGCTGAGGAAGCCGGTGATACCGCCCCCTGCTGCTGAAGGGGCGTCACTGAACTTGCTGGCGGAGAGATGCAGCAGGGTGAGGGGGGGTGTCCTGGCAAATCATTGAAATAATTTCCAAAATGAAGAATAGAATACATCTTGAAATGCCAATCATTTATAACATATGACCATTCATGTCAACTGTAgtccaaaatgtaaaaaggaTGATTTCATGATGCGTTTCATGACTTATGCATGAAATGATTTTTAATGCGGGTAGTGTGTGAACAATGAAATATGCAATGTAATAAGTTGTCCACTGATTCATGGCATTTGTGGCCAATGTAGTATAATGTAATATACCCACTGGACTTATTTCAATGACATTTATCTTAGGTGCCAAAGTTAaaccaaatatgaaatatctgaAATCTAAATCACTTATTTTTATGACATCTTGATGATGTATGATGTCTGTGTATGAAATAATAAGCATGTATGATGCATGCCATGTGTTAATAATGTCATGTCATCTAAGGTAACGTACATACCACGCGGCCTGCTGGTTTCCTGCCGTGTTGAGGCTCTTGATGATGGCGAAGCTGTCGCCGGAGATCTTGGCGGCGTCGTAGCGAACCAAAGCGCAGCAACGGGAGAAGGAGCTGGGTCTCTTGTCGCCCAGCTGACGGACCCCCACCGTGAGCAACTTGGCTACTCTGCCGTTCTGCGAGGTAGGATCAACGTTTAATAACAACATTGAGGCCCCGCCCCGCACTCTCTGCAGTTTAGTCACAAAACCCTCACCGCTTCTCTGTCCTTGGTGAGCCGCTCCTCCAGCTCCAGGGCCAGCTGATGGAGCCAATGCCGGACCTTGGCAGACGTTAGGCCAAAGGATTAGGTACGCCTGCACGGTCTAACCCCAGGATGAGCGATGAGAGTACCTGCTCTTTGGTGGCTAGCGATGTTTTCCCAGGGAAGTTCTTGCTGCAGCCAATGGACTTGGGGAGCTGCCTCGGTTTCACCGCCTCAAACTCCACCCCCCGACAAAGATCGTACAGCCACTGGCTGTCGAATGCAACGTTCCGTCCTCACAAATCAAAATGTCAGAACATCGGAGGTCACGCGACGTCTTTCTTACCCCGTTTTCTCTCCAAAGTGCTGCCCCAGTTGGGCCTGAGAGAAGCGGGTCAGATCCCCCATCATCTCTGCTTGCAGCGTTTCCGTAATGGACGCCCCCAGCTTCCCCCCCAGGTTGCGTCTTGCCTCAGTGAGTCCATCACAAGGAGACACGTGAAGAAGAAGCAAGGGTGTGAGATTTGGGGTGAAGATACTCACATCTTGCCGATGGGCAGGGTGCGGAAAAGCTCTGGCACCGAAGCCAGCGGCAGTATCGTCTGGCGGTTGGGTTTGTTCAAGCCGCACGCTAGCTTAGCTAGCACCTGCAGGAAGGAAACGTCACATGCGATACTTCCAAGATGAATATCTTCTAGTTGATCATGGTATATTCAAGTGTACTACTCGGGAGTAACTTCATGACTACACGCCTTTTCCACTAGTGACTTTCTTCCAATGTCTGACTACCGTTAGTGGTTATGTTTATGCTATCTTATGAGCTTTTTAATattcaaatatgacaaaatgaagtcaaatacaaatggCTACttcttatttttaaagaaaCTACTTTATTTGTGAAGAAATAtctttaatgaataataatgacctCATGAGCTACTTCCTAGCGTGTAAATGTGTACTTTTCCTAACAGGCGTGTGGAAGCATGTCTCGTACTTTGTTGTGGGAGATGCCAGCCGAGCAGCGGAAGCTCGTGTCTCGCTCCACAGCAGCTCTCATTTCCTCCACGATGAGGGCCCCCACGGTCAGCTGGAGCTCTGCAGAGCCGTGCTCGGGCAAGGACGCCAACCACTGATGGACACCCGTGGATCTCTGCTGCTCTGCAGAAGGAACGTACGTATATTTACCGAGAGGGGCTCAGCCATGTTGCTCACATGGATCAATAGTTTGGTAGGATGAGCACACACCTTTATCCAAAACAGCCGCTTCCTGTCCTGGAGGTAAACTGGGGGGGTAACCCTCGATGTAAGTGGTCCTCAGAAGATCAGCCTCTATTTGCTTGTCTGCCATCTCCTTAATCCGCTGCTGGACCGCCGCAGTCAAGTCCATGTAGGCCTCGTCGATACTGGCCCGCTCAATCACGGCAAAGCCAGACATGACCCGGATCACCTCCACGCTAGCCTCCCTGTAGCTGGACACAACGGACGCCGTTAGGTTTGGCCTCCACAGCATCATACGTCACAACGCATCCATCGCTCACTGGGTCAGGTCCGCCTTGCCGTGAGACTCGCGCACCCTGGCCACCTGGAGATCCGGGCACAGCTTCTTGGCGTCATCCACCCACATGTTCCTGGTGACCCCGTGGGCCCTGGCCTCGTAGCTCACGGCTATGATGCTGACACAAGAAAAGACATTTGAGTCCTACTGTAAATGTGAGGTGTGATTGGCTGTAGTTTAAATCTTCATATCCAGACTCCAAACTCAACTGTTTACACTCTCATCCtctgttttatttgtgtcatgGGCCGTGAACTTGGGTTTTTAGAAAGGCGCTtgcaaatgaaatgtattattaaaacaaaCGATATGCGTGAGATTGGCGTTCCaactttgattgacagcagtgATGTCCAACAGGGAACGTGAAGGCTTTCCTTGATAAAGGCGCATCTTTTTTCACTGAACGTCTCTGAATGACAACACTTTAGGCTTCATGGGACCCAGGAAGGGTACTCACCCTCCTCCTTTCCAGGTCTTGTACTGAGCCACCACACAGGGAGTATTCTTCAGGGCTGCATTCAATCTCTGCTCCACTTGCACGTAGAAACAGTCCATGTCCACTAACGCCACCACCCGCTCCTTTCCGTACTCCATTGCTAAAAGCACCTTTCGTCGCGGTTTATCACAGTATTCGTTaccaataaagaaaaaaaacaaagcactgCCGTCACATTATTGTCATACTTCCGTCCCGCAACAACACTGTATGGGAAAGGGGGCTTGTTTTCCCGCAATTACGGGTTACATAACTGCGTCATCAATAGTCGACGGACGCCGTATGCATTTGCCTGAATCATTTTCCTATATACGGTCATAATATATGAACGAAAATGCATATTCTAAAGTTGAACTGTCTCAAATTGAGCACGTTATATTGAGTAATCATTATGACACTTGAGAGCAATttctatataataaataataaacaatgacacacacaaaatctACTACATCGACATAAGTTAAAGATAagcatataacatatatatatccAAATGGATAATGAGGCACTTTTAATATTACATcgaaattaaacaaaacatattttttattcggGCAAAGCCGTGGACAGCCCCGGTCCTACGCTACGACTGTGATAGGTCAGGTTTCATTGCAGCGGAGTCTCCTTCAGCTCGTCCTCCAACGGTGCCGCTTGCCTCGCCCAGTGCGGTTTGAGGAACATCGCTCCTAAAAAGTCACTTTAGTCCACCTTGAGCCAAATCTACCACCGGTAAGAGACGCCTTTGATTGGGGTAGAACTGCTGTGGTAGTCGCTATCAGGCCGGAAGACGCGCTGGAACTTGCCGGTAACTCTTGCTAGCTTTAGCGGTGTTAGCTAAGCTAGCTGTGGTGGGCATGCTGCGTCTGACTCATGTGTGGTGGTAATTCACTTCTGTTGTGTTTAAAACTGCAAAACGTGTCCACCGCTTTGGGGATCAATGTGTGGCTTATCGTCTTAAATAAGGTTTCCGGGTAAGGGCTTATAAGTCGGTTAACCGTCCTTGCGGCCTGTTTGTGCAGAGTGACACGGCTCGACGGCTCCCATCACTTTGACGTGCCGCTAATTCGCACCAGCGTGTGCCGCCTCCACCCGCCTTGGTTTTAAACCAACTAACGATAAGAAGTAAGCTTGGGTTGGACCGGGTCTACCAAAGGACTCTCGCCTCAGTCGCACATTAACCTTGTCCGAGGCTGCCAGGCCACCGCTGCGATGCCCCGGGAGTGGATGGCTACGTCACTTAGGACTTTAAATGCAAAGCGGCGACGACAAACGGGCTTTGGAGGTTGATGTCTTAGCGCTTGTGCACGGAGGTCTAAATTCTCACCGCATTCGACTTCAAAGCCGCTAGCCAATGTTGAATGGGGAAGGAATTGTCTTTACAGCTGGGATGGGACATTTTGGGGAGTATTCCCACTCCTCAAATGGACGATTTATTTGTTTCTGACCAGAGGATTGGATGTAACCTGACTTATGTCAAAGGGGGAGCATATGCTTGTCcctacatacattcatttattcttgGTGCCCGCCACAGATAAAAGTGACAGTCTGTGGGACATGTCCGTACAGTAGCCGGCATCCCAACTGACCGTAGTATGCTAATTGGACAACTCCACCAACACAACACTTGGGTTGGGCATCGTTTGAATTTGATCCATTGTGGTTCCCGTTTAATGAAATAATTGacctattttttgtcatttattttaagtAGGTATGTTCCACTTTCATCGTATAATATTGCATGTTTGACTTTGGTGATGTGACATGCGGGGATATTTATCATGGCTTTGACACCAGTGGAGTCCTAGCCTCTAAAACGTTGCGTTTGTTTCCATTTGGTTTCCAGAGCAGCATTAGGAATTGTGATTTTAGGAGAATCAATGTCGGTTGTAtgtgaatgtttgtgttttgctgaCCGATGACTAGTAGTAACTGTGTATATTTTTGATCCCTGCGTGCAGAAACGATGGCCGTGCCTCCTTCATACGCTGATCTGGGCAAGTCCGCAAAGGACATCTTCAACAAAGGCTACGGTATGAGTACCTGAAGATGTTTGAAGTGTTTTACCTGCCAAATTGACGGAAAAACGGCCTTGTCTATTCAGGTTTTGGCCTGGTGAAGCTTGACGTCAAGACCAAGTCAGCCAGCGGAGTGGTAAGCTGTTTTACCAGTCTCCCACTGTGGAAGTTGCCCTGTCAATCAGTTGTCATGTCATTATTGAACAGCATGCATGGTGCCAGTCAGGGTTGAGCCTCATCTCTGTGAATGTTTTGCATAATGTACCTTTTTTAAATGCCTTTCCTTTGAAACACAATCCAAGACTTTTTAGGAGGTCAGGGTCTGAGTCTAATCTGAGTCTAGGGTGGGAAGGGTAAAACAATCTGACCGGACACCCGCTTTGAAACACGAGCGATGCGGCCGCATGGGTGCCCCCAACCATTGGGGCTGTGCCCTGCGGGATGCATTGTGCTCGTCGGCGATGTCATTCTCTTGAGTTAAACCATGCTGAGGCTAGACGTGCCGAGCAAGATCTGTCATGTCCGAGTTTATGTTCCTTTGCTGTGATTTCATTGGATGTTTGTCTGCGCAGGAATTCAAGACATCGGGTTCCTCCAACACGGACACCAGCAAAGTTGTTGGCAGCCTGGAAACCAAGTACAAGCGGGCCGAATACGGCCTGACCTTCACCGAGAAGTGGAACACCGACAACACCCTGGGAACAGAAATCACCATCGAAGATCAGGCAAGGACGCCACGCACTCGTGAAAGCACACGGGCATTACCGTCAccgtcatcatcaccaccatcaccacaatCACTACCACCATCAtcgccaccaccaccatcattatcatcatcatcatcgccgcCACCATCACGCTGCGTTTCATTTGGTTTTCATGGTTTCTCCAGATTGCCAAGGGACTGAAGTTGACCTTTGACACAACCTTCTCCCCAAATACTGGGTATGATCATCTCTTTTTCAACCTGTGCTTCTACTGCGGGGGGGGTTCCACTTTCACATTTGgtaaagatatgctaagaagttctaAAGTAAAGGTACTGCCTAAAGCCAGTAATCCAGTATTCCAGTAATCCTTCTCTATGGTGGTTATTGGATCCTGATCCAGCCCAACTTAAATGGGTCTCCATGCAGCGTGAAAGGTCATGCCATGAGTGATGCCTAGCGTAGAGGTCACGCCATTGGTGATGCCTAGCGTAGAGGTCACGCCATTGGTGATGCCTAGCGTAGAGGTCACGCCATTGGTGATGCCTAGCGTAGAGGTCACGCCATTGGTGATGCCTAGCCTAGAGGTCATGCCATTGGTGATGCCTAGCGTAGAGGTCATGCCATCGGTGATGCCTAGCGTAGAGGTCATGCCATCGGTGATGCCTAGCGTAGAGGTCATGCCATCGGTGATGCCTAGCGTAGAGGTCATGCCATCGGTGATGCCTAGCGTAGAGGTCATGCCATCGGTGATGCCTAGCGTAGAGGTCATGCCATCGGTGATGCCTAGCGTAGAGGTCATGCCATGAGTGATTCCTAGCGTAGAGGTCATGCCATGAGTGATGCCTAGCGTAGAGGTCACGCCATTGGTGATGCCTAGCGTAGAGGTCACGCCATTGGTGATGCCTAGCGTAGAGGTCACGTCATCGGTGATGCCTAGCGTAGAGGTCACGCCATCGGTGATGCCTAGCGTAGAGGTCACGCCATCGGTGATGCCTAGCGTAGAGGTCACGCCATCGGTGATGCCTAGCGTAGAGGTCGTGCCATCGGTGATGCCTAACGTAGAGGTCGTGCCATCGGTGATGCCTAACGTAGAGGTCGTGCCATCGGTGATGCCTAACGTAGAGGTCGTGCCATCGGTGATGCCTAACGTAGAGGTCACGCCATCGGTGATGCCTAACGTAGAGGTCACGCCATCGGTGATGCCTAACGTAGAGGTCACGCCATCGGTGATGCCTAACGTAGAGGTCACGCCATCGGTGATGCCTAGCGTAGAGGTCACGCCATTGGTGATGCCTAGCGTAGAGGTCACGCCATTGGTGATGCCTAGCGTAGAGGTCACGCCATTGGTGATGCCTAGCGTAGAGGTCACGCCATTGGTGATGCCTAGCGTAGAGGTCACGCCATTGGTGATGCCTAGCGTAGAGGTCACGCCATTGGTGATGCCTAGCGTAGAGGTCACGCCATTGGTGATGCCTAGCGTAGAGGTCATGCCATTGGTGATGCCTAGCGTAGAGGTCGTGCCATTGGTGATGCCTAGCGTAGAGGTCACGCCATTGGTGATGCCTAGCGTAGAGGTCACGCCATTGGTGATGCCTAGCGTAGAGGTCGTGCCATTGGTGATGCCTAGCGTAGAGGTCGTGCCATTAGAGGTCGTGCGTTACTGAGGCCAAAACGCCTTAGTGTGGTCACAGGATTACTTTTTTTACTTGAGAAGCTCCGAGGCCTTTAGGAGGCCAGAGGGTGCATGTGGAGGCGGGCAGCGCATTCAGGGGCCTTGCTAAGAATGGGAAAGGCCAGCATGTGCCGGGTTAAGGTCATTGATGAAGCAGTCATGTTTGGAGTATGATTTCATAACCATAAGAACGTTGCATCACCCGTACGACCACGCAGCAAGAAGAGCGGCAAGGTCAAGACCGCCTACAAGCGCGAGTACGTCAACCTGGGCTGCGACGTGGACTTCGATTTCGCCGGCCCCACCATCCATGGAGCGGGCGTGGTGGGCTACGAGGGCTGGCTGGCCGGTTACCAGATGACCTTTGACACCGCCAAATCCAAGATGACCCAGAACAACTTTGCCATTGGCTACAAGACGGGAGACTTCCAGCTGCATACCAACGTGTGAGTATGCTAGCATGCCAGTATCCAGCAGGTCCTGGTCCAGTTCATCTCACCCATCTTTGTGTTCTCGGTGAAGAAACGATGGAGCTGAGTTTGGAGGGTCCATCTACCAGAAGGTCAGCGACAAGCTGGAGACGGCGGTCAACCTGGCATGGACCGCCGGCAGCAACAGCACGCGCTTTGGCATCGCCGCCAAGTACCAGCTGGACAAGGATGCCTCCGTCAGCGTAAGTTACCGGCCGGAGGAGAGCGCCGTCGGGAACATTCAACCTGCAAGATGGCGGCAACGCTTTTGCATCTTCTGCGTCTTTTGCAGGCTAAGGTGAACAACAACAGCCTGGTGGGGATCGGCTACACCCAGACTCTTAGACCAGGTGAGTCTGCAACATCAAACCCACTTCCTCCTTTTACACACCTCCCCCAAAAGGGAATCATGAGaagatatgctaagatgttTATATCGTTCACATATCAGCGTTGTCATCAAGGTGAAAAGGCTGATTATGAATATCTACTTCACTTCAAATTATGATGTATTTTAACGTCATTCAGATAACTTCTGATAGAAAGTTAGCGTGTTGATTAGCATGACTAGCTAGCCCCTCCACAttccaaggccaaaggtcacgtAGGTCCGCCCTCGTCATAgcaatgcagctactgccatccaTTGCGTGGTTGACCACCCTGCGGCGCTAGGCCAGCAGAGGATACGAGCGGGCGGCGTCGGTGTGCATAACGTCAGCTCCTTACCTGCACAGGTGTGAAACTCACCCTGGCTGGCCTGGTGGACGGGAAGAACATCAACGCCGGAGGCCACAAGTTGGGTCTGGGCTTGGAACTGGAAGCCTAAAGCGTTTCCTCCCGCACTAAGAACTCCGGAATATCAGAAGCAACATTTGGCCTTAAGGTTATTTCCCAACCAGCAAGCGGGGGACATCTTGAAGAGATCGGGTTCAAAGGCTACAACAACAAACTCTGAGCACGGCGTCACGCCACTGCTtttctttgtattatttatatcttaCATGTAATCATGTTCCTGTCCGGCACCGCCACCAAATGCCCGACCGCACACGCCTCCTTCCTTGTTCAAACACCCTCTGATATTCCTCAGTTTTAAGAATACACCAGGCTTCCCTTCCCTCCTTGCCGCTCACACCACCCCAGCTGAAGCTCTGccccccctcggccatcacaACCTACAACAAGGCAGTTTTTGGGTTTGTGTTGGCCGATCGAGCGAGCAAATGCATTTGGGAGTTCTTCAAAAGCCAAACTATGAAATCTCAAAGAGGAGTTAAGCGTAAGTCACCTTCTACACGGAGCTCCTTTTGTGTATGCTAACTTTTCAATAAAGTCTTTCAACTCCGACTGCCGACTGACTGACTTGCAACGCCGTCACCATTTATTCATACGGGCCTTTTCACACCTTGTCACCATGCGTACCGGTCATCCTCCTTTAGGGCGGATGACTACCACGCGTACCGGTCATCCTCCTTTAGGGCGGATGACTACCACGCGTACCGGTCATCCTCCTTTAGGGCGGATGACTACCACGCGTACCGGTCATCCTCCTTTAGGGCGGATGACTACCACGCGTACCGGTCATCCTCCTTTAGGGCGGATGACTACCATGCGTACCGGTCATCCTCCTTTAGGGCGGATGACTACCACACCCCATGTAACCCAATGTACCAGTCATCCTCCTTTAGGGCGGATGACTACCATGCGTATCGGTCATCCTCCTTTAAGGTGGATGACTACCACACCCCATGTAACCCAATGTACCAGTCATCCTCCTTTATGGCCGATTACTACCATACCCCACCAATTATGCCAGTTTCTGCAAAGTAGAATTCGATTATTAATACTgatcttttttccccaaaaactCTTCTTTCTCCTTCCGGCTTTTCcctcaggggtcaccacagcaaatcaatctcctccatccaacccagtctttttttcccaaacagaCACAGtaattttctacctaattacctATTAATAATAACCTATTAATCaatttaaataaagttgtactgtAACAGGTGTTTCCTATTGGGGGCCTGTTAAACAATAACACGTTTATTAAACactttgttagcatttttaaagctttatttgtttttaaagttcCTGGTGGGACGCATCCAGTGCCCTTCTGGTCCAAGTTTTGCACGTGGGGTGGAGGTTTCCCACCCGTAACTGACCCGGTTCCTTGGACGGCGTTTATCGTTTAATAGCGATAGTCAGCCCGTCCCCCACGGTGACCATGCTCAGGTCGATCCTCTGGTCCTTGTGGAGCTTCTTATTGAGCGCATCCAGTGTCCTGGAAGTGATGTCGTCAGGGGCCGGGTCCACGACCCTGCCGCCCCATAgcaccttcacacacacacacactcagtcacAATGAGGAGACACGTTCTAGAAGATGTCACCTACGTTATCAATAGCGATGACGCCCCCTTTCCGAATGAGCTGTAAGGACTTTTCATAGTAGCCATCATAGTTGGCCTTGTCAGCATCAATGAATACAAAGTCGAAGGTTCCATTCCCTCCAGCTGAAATCAGCTCATCTAGAAAAGAACAGGAAATGGCAGATGAGAAGTCGATGGGAAATGGCAGATGAGGTTCTTACCTAGCGTGGTCATCGCCGCTTGCAGTCGCACTTCGATCTTCCTGTCCACTCCCGCCTGCGTGGGGAAAAAGACGCTTGTCATAAACGAAGCCTATCAAGTCACATATTCATTCCTagaatgaaatacatatatTCATCATTCATATACATTTGGATGATTAGTACTTGCCATATGATTGTTAGTCATGATATTGACGCGTCATCATTCGGTACCAGAATGCAACATGAATTACATCAATGTGTCCAATCAGGAAGCGGTCGGAGGGATCAATGATCTGATTGGTCCAACCTTTAATGTCGATTGAACGCCACAgtgcttttctttattttgatcAGGCTGTTTGATGAAGCATATTTATGAAGCTGGTTGACTCACGAGATTACCAAAGTCATTCTTTGGTAAAACATATTGTCTTATGTAACTAGTCACCTCCTGAAAAAACGGTTTGGCGATGTCCACGTAGACGCCGTTTGTTTCACATGCTACCACTTGTCCGTTAAGCGGCACGGCCAGCGCCATGCTGAGTGCGTTGTACCCCGTGTACATCCCTGTAGGGTACAAGTACATGCTACATGCCATGGATCATACAGAGTACAGAGGTCCATAGTCATGAGAAAACAAT
The window above is part of the Doryrhamphus excisus isolate RoL2022-K1 chromosome 20, RoL_Dexc_1.0, whole genome shotgun sequence genome. Proteins encoded here:
- the LOC131107869 gene encoding voltage-dependent anion-selective channel protein 2; this encodes MAVPPSYADLGKSAKDIFNKGYGFGLVKLDVKTKSASGVEFKTSGSSNTDTSKVVGSLETKYKRAEYGLTFTEKWNTDNTLGTEITIEDQIAKGLKLTFDTTFSPNTGKKSGKVKTAYKREYVNLGCDVDFDFAGPTIHGAGVVGYEGWLAGYQMTFDTAKSKMTQNNFAIGYKTGDFQLHTNVNDGAEFGGSIYQKVSDKLETAVNLAWTAGSNSTRFGIAAKYQLDKDASVSAKVNNNSLVGIGYTQTLRPGVKLTLAGLVDGKNINAGGHKLGLGLELEA
- the LOC131108073 gene encoding catechol O-methyltransferase domain-containing protein 1-like, coding for MSGWKMSAHARCLVCVGLSLLLTGAGKSAYVGKSHSGGKDDAVLQYVVDNSLREHPVLAKLRLITMADEQSGMMVAREQAQLMANLMKLINASKAIEIGMYTGYNALSMALAVPLNGQVVACETNGVYVDIAKPFFQEAGVDRKIEVRLQAAMTTLDELISAGGNGTFDFVFIDADKANYDGYYEKSLQLIRKGGVIAIDNVLWGGRVVDPAPDDITSRTLDALNKKLHKDQRIDLSMVTVGDGLTIAIKR
- the LOC131107928 gene encoding DNA polymerase eta-like encodes the protein MEYGKERVVALVDMDCFYVQVEQRLNAALKNTPCVVAQYKTWKGGGIIAVSYEARAHGVTRNMWVDDAKKLCPDLQVARVRESHGKADLTHYREASVEVIRVMSGFAVIERASIDEAYMDLTAAVQQRIKEMADKQIEADLLRTTYIEGYPPSLPPGQEAAVLDKEQQRSTGVHQWLASLPEHGSAELQLTVGALIVEEMRAAVERDTSFRCSAGISHNKVLAKLACGLNKPNRQTILPLASVPELFRTLPIGKIRNLGGKLGASITETLQAEMMGDLTRFSQAQLGQHFGEKTGQWLYDLCRGVEFEAVKPRQLPKSIGCSKNFPGKTSLATKEQVRHWLHQLALELEERLTKDREANGRVAKLLTVGVRQLGDKRPSSFSRCCALVRYDAAKISGDSFAIIKSLNTAGNQQAAWTPPLTLLHLSASKFSDAPSAAGGGITGFLSSEVSSTQKPSCSVQTSTQSTQSTQSTHKQPSTIQSFFLKKTRREKEGEGETPSTAPSSSARTASSHPRSDIASFFHKKHTERCLQGSNTDAQPEVPQQSSCDVPAEDSSKDLLKCQLCGQEVPVWDMPEHDDYHFALDLHNSFSSPSSSPAQSSRGKTQPRGSAGPLPKRQRSHGSTAGTLDAFFQRN